One Coriobacteriia bacterium DNA window includes the following coding sequences:
- a CDS encoding transcriptional regulator, with amino-acid sequence MREPTDTAIKVAEGIFASHGGVMRTGEAFEAGIHRRTFYWMREHGKLEALSRGVYVLASASLPESPDVAAIMRRVPKAVLCLVSALDFHDIGTQIPSAVQIALSRNVRPPKIDHPRVQVFNMNAQALQAGVETHSVAGTEVHVFSVAKTVADCFKYRNRIGLDVALEALQEVVRKKMATPAEIMGFARVDKVQTVVEPYLQALL; translated from the coding sequence ATGAGAGAGCCGACTGACACCGCAATCAAAGTAGCCGAGGGCATCTTCGCGAGCCACGGTGGAGTCATGCGCACAGGTGAGGCATTCGAAGCGGGGATACATCGGCGGACGTTCTACTGGATGCGCGAGCACGGCAAGCTGGAAGCGCTCAGCAGGGGTGTTTATGTTCTCGCATCCGCCTCACTCCCAGAGAGCCCAGATGTGGCAGCCATCATGCGACGTGTCCCCAAGGCGGTGCTATGCCTGGTAAGCGCGCTCGATTTCCATGATATCGGGACTCAGATACCGAGTGCTGTGCAGATAGCGCTATCGAGGAATGTCAGGCCTCCCAAGATCGATCATCCGCGAGTGCAGGTATTCAACATGAACGCGCAGGCTCTGCAAGCGGGCGTTGAGACGCACTCGGTGGCAGGCACGGAGGTCCACGTGTTCAGTGTTGCCAAGACAGTTGCGGATTGCTTCAAGTACCGCAACAGGATTGGCCTAGACGTTGCGCTGGAAGCGCTTCAGGAAGTGGTGAGGAAGAAGATGGCTACCCCGGCCGAGATCATGGGGTTCGCACGAGTGGATAAGGTGCAAACCGTGGTCGAACCCTATCTGCAGGCACTCCTGTGA
- a CDS encoding ABC-2 transporter permease, giving the protein MKGLIFKDLFASRRMLRTALYMTAFFLIYALMMHSATYISAMAMMFLAMLPISSFAQDDLARWNAYAVSLPVTRTQIVLAKYVLAILLALLGGVIGLAMMFAAPMLGDQTGLQERLMTVWAILLVALLFMSVMIPLIYRFSVEKSRVMLIAVLAVPTLAVYLLNSAGVPMPTEATIVTLLRFSPFILALILAGSAAISCRIFAAKEL; this is encoded by the coding sequence GTGAAAGGACTCATTTTCAAGGACTTGTTCGCCTCACGCCGCATGCTGCGCACGGCGCTGTACATGACAGCATTCTTTCTCATCTATGCGCTCATGATGCACAGCGCGACCTACATATCGGCGATGGCAATGATGTTCCTCGCGATGCTTCCGATCTCCTCGTTTGCTCAGGACGACCTGGCGAGATGGAACGCCTACGCAGTCTCGCTGCCCGTGACGAGGACACAGATCGTGCTCGCAAAGTACGTGCTTGCGATTCTGCTCGCACTGCTCGGCGGGGTGATCGGGCTTGCAATGATGTTTGCGGCCCCAATGCTGGGGGACCAGACGGGACTTCAGGAGCGTCTCATGACCGTATGGGCCATCCTACTGGTGGCGCTGCTGTTCATGAGCGTGATGATCCCGCTCATCTACCGGTTCAGCGTCGAGAAGAGCCGCGTGATGCTGATCGCTGTTCTTGCGGTCCCGACGCTGGCAGTCTATCTTCTCAACTCCGCAGGCGTGCCCATGCCGACGGAGGCGACGATCGTCACGCTCCTGCGTTTCTCGCCGTTCATCCTCGCCCTGATCCTTGCCGGCTCAGCTGCGATTTCCTGCCGGATATTCGCCGCGAAAGAGCTGTAG
- a CDS encoding ABC transporter ATP-binding protein codes for MELSLQVDHLTKNYDGFKLEDVSFQLPKGSIMGFVGENGAGKTTTIKLILNLIGRDAGSVRILGLDNIEGERQAKSQLGVVLDESGFHDTLRPSDISRILAGVFGNWDEVEFGRLLDQFRLPKGKTVKEYSRGMKMKLSIAAALAHDPRLLILDEPTSGLDPVARSEILDIFLEFIQNEENSILFSSHITTDLEKIADYVTFISNGRVVLSSSKDDLTEGYGVLHCGLADFERVDASDIIGYRKNRFGYDVLLAGGGLSRSKYADFAIDDASIEDVMVFYARGAER; via the coding sequence GTGGAACTGAGTCTGCAGGTGGATCATCTGACCAAGAATTACGATGGGTTCAAGCTCGAGGACGTGAGCTTTCAGCTGCCAAAGGGCAGCATCATGGGGTTTGTCGGCGAGAATGGCGCAGGCAAGACGACGACCATCAAACTCATCCTGAACCTGATCGGGAGGGATGCCGGCAGTGTTCGCATCCTCGGGCTCGACAACATCGAGGGCGAGCGGCAGGCCAAGTCCCAGCTTGGCGTCGTTCTCGACGAGAGCGGGTTCCATGACACGTTAAGGCCGTCCGACATCTCGCGGATCCTTGCCGGCGTGTTCGGCAACTGGGATGAGGTCGAGTTCGGCCGTTTGCTGGACCAGTTCCGGTTACCGAAGGGGAAGACCGTCAAGGAGTATTCCAGGGGCATGAAGATGAAACTCTCCATCGCGGCGGCACTCGCACATGATCCGCGGCTGCTCATTCTCGACGAGCCCACGAGTGGCTTGGACCCAGTCGCACGCAGCGAGATACTCGACATCTTCCTCGAATTCATCCAGAACGAGGAGAACTCGATCCTCTTCTCTTCGCACATCACGACAGACCTCGAGAAGATCGCCGACTACGTCACCTTCATCAGCAACGGTCGTGTGGTGCTGAGTTCGTCGAAGGACGATCTTACGGAAGGCTACGGTGTGCTGCACTGTGGCCTCGCCGATTTCGAGCGGGTAGACGCCTCCGATATCATCGGGTACCGGAAGAACCGTTTCGGATACGATGTGCTTCTCGCCGGAGGAGGCCTTTCCCGCAGCAAGTACGCGGACTTCGCGATCGATGATGCGAGTATCGAAGACGTCATGGTGTTCTACGCGAGGGGAGCGGAGCGGTGA
- a CDS encoding GntR family transcriptional regulator, with amino-acid sequence MDIIISGSSGKPIYEQISSQIKGLILSGVLEEGEALPSMRLLAKELRISVITTKRAYEDLERDGFIETVTGKGSFVAGGNLELMREERLRAAESHLQQAVDVAVSSGISREELREMFDALCGEEDRWN; translated from the coding sequence ATGGATATCATCATCAGTGGGTCGAGTGGCAAGCCCATCTACGAGCAGATCAGTTCGCAGATCAAGGGCCTGATCCTGAGTGGCGTCCTCGAGGAGGGCGAGGCGCTGCCGTCCATGCGCCTATTGGCGAAGGAGTTGCGCATAAGCGTCATCACCACCAAACGCGCCTACGAGGACCTGGAGCGTGATGGCTTCATCGAGACCGTGACGGGCAAAGGGAGCTTCGTTGCCGGCGGCAATCTCGAGCTGATGCGGGAGGAGCGTTTGCGTGCCGCAGAGAGTCATCTGCAGCAGGCGGTGGACGTTGCGGTTTCGAGTGGAATCAGTCGCGAAGAACTTCGCGAGATGTTCGATGCGTTGTGCGGAGAGGAAGACCGGTGGAACTGA
- a CDS encoding MFS transporter, with protein sequence MNQVAAVTESSRPQPKVPPGAWWILASVAAGNFMSALDCSVVNVVWPVIGEAFHASVASIEWVVIIYLLVVSGTLLMFGRIGDMFGHKKMYMTGFCLFVLGSVLCGLSPNAYVLVGFRGFQALGAAMLFASSPAITTSNFPPSMRGRVLGTQGTFTYLGLTMGPPIGAFLAARFGWQAIFYVNVPVGITALLLAWRFIPAGGGSGARERFDVPGAATFFVGLVALVLALNMGSQWGWTSTGVLVLLAVAVGLLAAFILLERRRTHPLVDLSLFRNRTFSASTLTAVLNYVCVYTVIFLMPSYLQHARALSLSQAGALLMVMPLVMAIMTRFAGSLSDRIGTRTPSVAGMVVLAVSLLAFGLLGPTVPIPLLVLVLALMGFGIGIFVSPNNSALLGSSPLNRRGIASGILAEARNVGMVLGVALAGSVFTSVLHGTSPGANTATFHAVSAGFFVAAGVAVAGAVTAGMTQRYPRPVK encoded by the coding sequence ATGAACCAAGTAGCAGCTGTCACTGAGTCTAGCCGACCTCAACCCAAAGTGCCGCCGGGGGCATGGTGGATCCTCGCGTCGGTTGCCGCCGGGAATTTCATGTCCGCGCTCGATTGCAGCGTTGTGAACGTGGTCTGGCCGGTCATTGGAGAGGCGTTCCACGCCAGCGTTGCGTCCATCGAGTGGGTCGTCATCATCTACCTGCTCGTGGTCAGCGGCACACTGCTCATGTTCGGTCGTATCGGCGACATGTTCGGTCACAAGAAGATGTACATGACAGGTTTTTGCCTGTTCGTGCTCGGCTCGGTCTTGTGCGGTCTGTCTCCCAACGCATATGTGTTGGTTGGCTTTCGCGGGTTCCAGGCGCTCGGTGCCGCCATGCTCTTCGCTTCTTCGCCGGCTATCACGACGTCGAACTTCCCGCCGAGCATGCGCGGCAGGGTGCTGGGGACGCAGGGGACGTTCACGTACTTGGGGCTCACTATGGGACCACCGATCGGCGCCTTCCTGGCCGCTCGCTTCGGGTGGCAGGCGATCTTCTACGTTAACGTACCTGTGGGTATCACGGCATTGCTGCTTGCGTGGCGTTTCATCCCTGCGGGTGGGGGATCCGGAGCTCGCGAACGCTTCGATGTACCTGGTGCTGCTACGTTCTTCGTCGGTCTGGTCGCGCTTGTTCTCGCGCTCAACATGGGATCTCAGTGGGGATGGACCTCGACGGGGGTGCTCGTGCTCCTCGCGGTCGCTGTGGGGCTTCTTGCAGCGTTCATCTTGCTGGAGCGGCGCCGGACCCACCCTCTTGTGGATCTGTCGCTGTTTCGCAACCGGACCTTCTCGGCATCGACGCTCACAGCGGTGCTCAACTACGTGTGTGTCTACACGGTGATCTTTCTCATGCCGTCCTATCTGCAGCATGCACGTGCTCTGTCGCTCTCTCAAGCGGGTGCATTGCTGATGGTGATGCCGCTCGTGATGGCGATCATGACGCGGTTTGCGGGTTCACTGTCAGACCGCATCGGCACGCGAACGCCTTCAGTCGCCGGCATGGTTGTGCTGGCCGTCAGCCTTCTCGCGTTCGGCTTGCTCGGCCCGACGGTGCCGATACCCCTTTTGGTGCTGGTTCTGGCGCTGATGGGGTTTGGGATCGGCATCTTCGTCTCGCCGAACAATAGCGCGCTTCTGGGCTCCTCGCCGTTGAATCGGCGAGGTATCGCGTCCGGCATCCTCGCCGAGGCGCGAAACGTGGGCATGGTGCTGGGAGTTGCGCTTGCGGGCAGCGTGTTCACGAGCGTGTTGCACGGAACCAGTCCAGGGGCCAACACAGCGACCTTCCATGCGGTGTCGGCTGGCTTCTTCGTCGCGGCAGGTGTTGCCGTGGCAGGTGCAGTGACCGCGGGCATGACGCAGCGGTATCCGCGGCCGGTGAAGTAG
- a CDS encoding citrate/2-methylcitrate synthase: MTVGRPHGRLRLLGEQLAKVLGATPKTARTTEHELEDEIPQDRDALLAVWTEKAERSSFLDPALYEKYDVKRGLRDQNGKGVLAGLTCIGDVVNTPASGDASVPVPGRLLYRGIMITELVDGLAKDDRPGFEETAYLILFGKLPNRAELNAFDTYLSGMRKIPRSFIHDDILRMPSRDIMNAMMRSVLGLYTLDAKADDASIQNVLRQSLHLIAKLPMIAVYAYQAYLEEFSGKSLVIHRPESHYSTAENFLHMLRPDSTFTQLEATVLDRMLVLHAEHGGGNNSSFTTHVVSSTGTDTYSAIAASLGSLKGPRHGGANLKVVQMFDDLKTVVSDWKDDRQITDYLRRVLDKEAFDKSGLIYGLGHPVYTVSDPRATILEGYAEQLALAKGYTEDFELHSRVARIAPLVVAEKHASHKGVCINVDFYSGFVYRMLDIPTELYTPLFAISRIVGWSAHRLEELGNGGKIIRPAYQSVLPAQPYVPIGDR; encoded by the coding sequence ATGACCGTAGGACGACCACATGGACGTCTCAGGCTACTCGGCGAGCAGCTCGCCAAGGTCCTCGGTGCGACCCCCAAGACTGCAAGGACTACCGAGCACGAACTGGAGGACGAGATCCCGCAGGATCGAGACGCACTTCTCGCCGTCTGGACAGAGAAGGCGGAGAGAAGCAGCTTCCTCGATCCTGCTCTGTACGAGAAATACGACGTCAAACGCGGACTGCGCGATCAGAATGGTAAGGGAGTCCTTGCTGGACTCACGTGCATAGGCGATGTTGTCAACACTCCCGCCAGCGGCGATGCGTCAGTTCCGGTACCCGGACGGCTTCTCTACCGCGGAATCATGATCACTGAGCTCGTTGACGGTCTCGCCAAGGACGACCGACCGGGTTTTGAGGAAACCGCCTACCTCATTCTGTTCGGCAAACTCCCCAACCGGGCGGAATTGAATGCGTTCGACACGTACTTGTCCGGTATGCGCAAGATCCCGCGGTCGTTCATTCACGATGACATCCTGCGCATGCCGAGCCGAGACATCATGAACGCCATGATGCGAAGCGTGCTCGGCCTGTACACGCTCGACGCAAAGGCCGACGACGCCTCGATCCAGAACGTTCTGCGACAGAGTCTGCACTTGATCGCGAAGCTCCCCATGATTGCGGTCTATGCCTATCAGGCTTACCTCGAGGAGTTCTCCGGCAAGAGCCTTGTAATTCATCGGCCTGAGTCCCACTACTCGACTGCGGAGAACTTCCTGCATATGCTCCGCCCCGACAGCACTTTCACCCAACTCGAGGCGACGGTTCTGGACCGGATGCTGGTGCTGCATGCCGAGCATGGGGGCGGTAACAACTCGTCGTTTACCACCCACGTCGTCTCATCCACAGGAACAGACACATATTCGGCAATCGCCGCCTCTCTCGGATCGCTCAAGGGTCCTCGGCACGGCGGTGCGAACCTCAAAGTGGTGCAGATGTTTGACGACCTCAAGACGGTGGTCTCCGACTGGAAGGACGACCGGCAGATCACCGACTACCTGCGCCGCGTGCTGGACAAGGAGGCGTTCGACAAGAGTGGCTTGATCTATGGACTGGGCCACCCTGTGTACACTGTCTCCGATCCCCGAGCCACCATTCTTGAGGGCTATGCGGAACAGCTTGCCCTGGCGAAGGGCTACACCGAGGACTTTGAATTGCACTCGCGGGTTGCGCGAATCGCCCCACTCGTTGTCGCTGAGAAGCATGCGTCGCACAAAGGGGTTTGCATCAACGTCGACTTCTATTCCGGCTTCGTCTACCGAATGCTCGATATCCCGACTGAACTCTATACGCCACTGTTCGCGATCTCGCGCATTGTGGGATGGAGCGCACACCGGCTCGAGGAACTGGGCAACGGCGGCAAGATCATCCGCCCCGCGTACCAGAGTGTGCTCCCGGCACAGCCCTACGTGCCGATCGGGGATCGCTAG
- a CDS encoding potassium transporter KefB codes for MELLSGITIIIIIAVVAALVCHKLGIPSIVGFLLTGVVAGPHVLGVVRAAEQIKDLSEIGVVLLLFVIGLELSVSGLMATRRQFLVGGSIQLFGTAVVVGVATYLILDATLAQSGFLGAVVALSSTAIVLRLLQERAELESPHGRMVLGTLIYQDIAVVPLMLVAPLLAGAAGTASSSSVAVLLIRIVAVGLGAWIAYRWVVPWLLFQIARTHSREAFLLGVLAICATIALLTQEAGLSLALGAFLAGLIISESEYSHQAVGVILPFRDVFMCLFFVSVGMQLDVAYLLQHPGLIVALTLGVLVIKPLIGAVAAIASGLPLRNAVLAGMALGQIGEFSLVATQAGVASGLLGGELFQIVLDTVVLSMLAAPLLFALAPRTAETLQRMPWTSRLRSGFGASLAASAHNYARHIVIVGFGVTGKNVARAAIEAGVDYAAIDISAETVRSERRAGMHLHYGDATTDAILHYVNAEKALVVVVAVNDPAAARRITELSRRIAPNAFILVRSRYLTEIEALHILGADEVIADELEVSIEIFSRVLARCLVPREEIESFVDDVRAEWRDMARSLSPAATAVHDLRVEIPDLATYSFRLTVTSPLAGLTIAESGLRVGHGVTVLAVKRGNESIGNPVGATNLEIGDVLFVIGPREWDPGSVS; via the coding sequence ATGGAACTGCTGTCCGGCATAACGATCATAATCATCATCGCGGTGGTGGCTGCCCTTGTCTGCCACAAGCTCGGCATCCCATCGATCGTCGGGTTTCTCCTAACGGGTGTCGTTGCAGGTCCCCATGTTCTTGGGGTGGTTCGCGCAGCAGAACAGATCAAGGACCTCTCCGAAATTGGCGTGGTGTTGCTGCTCTTCGTAATCGGCCTTGAGCTCTCTGTGAGCGGGCTGATGGCAACACGGCGCCAGTTCTTGGTGGGCGGGTCGATCCAACTGTTCGGAACTGCTGTCGTCGTAGGGGTCGCGACGTATTTGATTCTCGATGCAACCCTGGCGCAGAGCGGGTTCCTCGGCGCAGTTGTGGCGTTGAGTTCGACAGCGATTGTGCTTCGGCTCCTGCAGGAACGCGCCGAGTTGGAAAGCCCGCACGGACGCATGGTGCTGGGCACGCTCATCTATCAGGACATCGCGGTTGTGCCGCTGATGCTGGTGGCACCACTGCTCGCGGGTGCGGCTGGGACGGCATCATCGTCTAGCGTGGCTGTGCTGTTGATTCGCATCGTAGCCGTCGGTCTCGGCGCGTGGATAGCGTATCGCTGGGTTGTGCCATGGCTGCTGTTTCAGATCGCGCGTACACACAGTCGGGAAGCGTTTCTGCTCGGCGTGCTTGCCATCTGTGCCACGATCGCACTACTGACTCAGGAAGCGGGGTTGTCGCTCGCGTTGGGAGCGTTTCTCGCAGGGCTGATCATTTCCGAGTCGGAATACTCGCACCAGGCAGTTGGAGTTATTCTGCCTTTTCGTGATGTGTTCATGTGCCTGTTCTTCGTCTCAGTTGGAATGCAGCTCGATGTGGCCTACCTGTTGCAGCACCCGGGGCTCATCGTGGCGCTGACGCTCGGTGTTCTGGTCATCAAGCCGCTTATCGGAGCCGTGGCGGCGATTGCATCCGGGCTGCCATTGAGGAATGCTGTTCTTGCGGGCATGGCGCTGGGGCAGATAGGGGAGTTCTCTCTTGTGGCGACGCAGGCGGGGGTTGCGTCAGGGCTTCTCGGCGGCGAGCTTTTTCAGATCGTGCTCGATACGGTTGTGCTAAGTATGCTTGCCGCGCCGCTACTCTTCGCGCTGGCTCCGCGCACTGCCGAGACGCTGCAGCGCATGCCGTGGACGAGCAGGTTGCGGTCGGGGTTCGGAGCATCACTAGCCGCCTCTGCACACAACTACGCTCGGCACATCGTGATCGTTGGTTTCGGCGTGACCGGGAAGAACGTCGCCCGTGCAGCGATCGAGGCAGGGGTCGACTACGCTGCGATCGACATCAGTGCCGAGACGGTTCGTTCCGAACGCCGAGCCGGCATGCACCTCCACTATGGAGACGCGACCACGGATGCGATTCTCCATTATGTCAACGCCGAGAAGGCCCTGGTTGTGGTCGTGGCGGTCAATGACCCGGCGGCCGCGCGACGTATCACGGAGCTATCGCGCCGCATCGCCCCAAACGCCTTCATACTTGTCCGCAGCCGCTACCTCACGGAAATCGAGGCTCTGCACATCTTGGGGGCAGACGAAGTCATAGCGGACGAGCTTGAAGTCTCCATCGAGATATTCTCTCGCGTGCTGGCTCGTTGCCTGGTACCGCGCGAAGAGATCGAAAGCTTCGTCGATGATGTGCGCGCCGAATGGCGCGACATGGCCCGCAGCCTGTCGCCGGCGGCGACCGCCGTACACGACTTGCGTGTCGAGATCCCTGACCTCGCGACGTACTCGTTCCGACTGACTGTGACTTCGCCGCTTGCGGGTTTGACTATCGCCGAGAGTGGGCTTCGCGTTGGCCACGGTGTCACTGTGCTTGCCGTCAAGCGCGGTAACGAGTCGATAGGTAACCCGGTGGGCGCCACCAACCTTGAGATCGGTGACGTGCTCTTCGTCATCGGTCCGCGGGAATGGGATCCGGGAAGCGTGTCATGA